The genomic stretch CCGATCCCGGCGTCACCGGCCTCGATCTGCTCACCGCCGCCGGCGGAGTTCAGTGGACGGGGGGCTCGGCGGCCAGCCTGCAAGTCCTGTCGGAGGGCCGACTCACCCCGCTCTACAAGGCTCGGGGCATGATCCGACACCTGTTCGGGGCCGACGAAGCCGGGTTCCTGGACGACGTGGAGGACGTCGAGGGCGACGACGCCGAGTGGTACGTGGACGAAGTGAGCAGCCTGGACTTCGACGCCCTCCCGTGAGGCGGCGGGCGGTCAGGCGTCCTCGGGGAGCCCGAACGTGCCGTACTCCGGCTTTCCCGCCAGGTCGTACGACTGGATGGAGACTCCCTTTGAGGTGACGCTGCCGCCGGTGTTGCGGAAGGCGGTCGGGGTGGTGCCCTCGGGGAAGAGGCGGTGGCCCGTGCCCAGTACGACCGGGAAGGTCAGCAGGTGCAGCGTGTCCAGGACGCCGGTGCCCAGCAGGGAATGGACGAGCGCGCCGCTGCCGTGGATCTGGAGTTCGCCGTCGGTGCGCTCCTTCAGGGCGGTCACCTCCTTGGCGAGGTCGCCGTCGATCACGGTGGTGCCGGCCCAGTCCGGGTCCGTGAGGGTGGTGGAGGCGACGTACTTCGGCAGCGAGTTCAGCCGTGAGGCGACCGGGTCCTCGGGGTCGGTGACCTTGGGCCAGTAGCTGCTGAAGATGTCGTAGGTACGGCGGCCGAGGAGGAAGGCGCCGGCGCGGTCGAAGACGCCGCTGATGAACCGGCCGAAGTCCTCGTCGTCGTACGGAAAGACCCAGCCGCCGTGTTCGAAGCCGCCGCGGCTGTCCTCCTCGCGGCCGCCGGGGGCCTGATAGACGCCGTCGAGGGTGACGAAGATGGTGGAGACGAGCTTGCCCATGAGGGGTGCCGCCCTTTCCAGGGATATGGGGTCGTTCTGTCATCAGGTCAGACCCCACCGGCACCCGCAACTCATCGGCCGTCGGGCTTGTCGCCGCCCTGGGCCCTCGCAACGAGTTCCGTGTCCGTACGCCGCCAGCGTGCGGGGCGGTGGCCCGCTGTGATGGATCCATGACTACTTACGACGAAACCCTCTCCCTCGACGACAAGGTGGCCCTTGTGACCGGTGGCAGCCGGGGCATCGGGGCGGCGACGGCGGTACGGCTGGCTCGGGCCGGGGCGGATGTGGCCGTGACCTATGTGAACGGCAAGGAGGCGGCGGAGGACGTCGTCCGGGCGGTTTCCGCGCTCGGGCGGCGGGGTGTGGCGCTGCGTGCGGACTCCTCGGACGCCGGGGAGGCGGCGGGGGCGGTGGCACGTACGGCGGAGGCGCTGGGGCGTCTCGATGTGCTGGTGAACAACGTAGGTGTGGGGGTGCTCGGGCCGCTCGCCTCGCTGTCTCTGGATGAGGTGGACCGGGTGCTGGCCGTCAATGTGCGCGGGGTGTTTCTGGCGTCTCAGGCGGCTGCCGCGCGGATGCCGGAGGGGGGTGGTGGGCGGATCATCACGATCGGGACGTGCATGACGCAGCGGGTGCCGGGGCCTGGGGGGACGTTGTACGCCATGAGCAAGTCGGCGCTGGTCGGGATGACGAAGGCGCTGGCCCGGGAGCTGGGGCCCTCGGGCGTCACGGCGAACATCATCCACCCCGGGCCGATCGACACGGACATGAACCCGGCGGACGGTCCTTACGCGCCCGCGCAGGCAGCGATGACGGCACTGGGTCGCTTCGGCACGGTGGAGGAGGTGGCGGCGACGGTGGTGCATCTGGCGGGGGCGTCGTATGTGACGGGGGCGGAGTTCTCGGTGGACGGCGGTCACGCGGCCTGAGGCCGGAGAGGTTTTCGCCCCCGCCGCCCCTACCCTCCCCCAGAGGGGGGGGACCCCCACCGTCCCCTGGGGGCTGTCGCCCCCAGACCCCCGATCGGCCCTGAAGGGGCCTCGTCCTCAAACGCCGGACGGGCTAAACCCAGCCCCTCCGGCGTTTGAGGAGCGGGGTCCAGGGGGCAGAGCCCCCTGGGATGGGACGGGTAGGGGCGGCGGGGGCGAAGGAAAGGCTGGTCAGCCGCCCAGTTCCTGATGGCGGGTCTCCAGGGAACGCGTGCCCCTCTCCGTCAGGGAACCGAACAAGCGCAGGCGGGAGATTCCGCCGTCCGGATAGATGTCCACGCGCGCGTGGGTTCCCACCGCCGGGGTCGGGAGGAGGAAGCGGTGGTTCGTGTCGGGCTGGAGGCGGGTGCGGGGGACGATTTCCTGCCAGTCGCCCGACTCACCGTCACGGATCGACACCGAAGCCCAACCCGCGCTGTTCCCCTTCAGGTACGCCGTGTCGATCTCGATCGCGCGGATCTGCGACTGCGCCACCAGGCGGTACTGGATCCAGTCGTTGCCCTGGTCGCGGCGGCGGCGGGTCTCCCAGCCGTCGTCCATCTTGCGGGAACGCCCCGGCTGGATCGTGTTCGTGGCCGGGGAGTAAAACAGGTTCGACGCGTCCTCCACCTGGCCGCCGTTCTCCAGCGCCACCACGTCGAAGGTGCCCAGCGCCGCGAGCCAGGACGGGTCGGGAACCACCTCGCCGTACACCCGCAGGCGTGCGACGCCACCGTCAGGGTGCTGGTTCACCCGGACGTGGGTGAAGCGCTGCTCCACCGACACCGCGAAGCCGTTCGCCGCGTGGCCGCCCACCGGCGTGCGCGGTACCAGCGTCGTCCACTTCACGTCGTCGCCCAGCAGTTCCTCGGGTGACGGCGAGCCCCCGACCGAGGTGGCCTCGATCGACACCGCCTGCGGGTAGTTGCCCCGGAAGTGGGCCGTGTCGACCACGATGCCGCGGATCACGCCCGGCGCGCCCAGCCGCACCAGCGCCCAGTCGTGGTCCTCCGCCGTCGGCCACGGGTGCTCCGCCGACGCGCCACGTCGCCGCCGCGTCTCCCAGCCGTCCATGATCTTGCCCTTGTGCCCGAAGTGCTCGGGGTCGAACTCCGCCCGCGCGGGCACCAGCAGGTTCTCGCGCTGGGCGAAGAACTCGTCGTTGGCGGCGATGACACCGGCCCCGAGCTGCCGGTCGGCGAGGTTGGCGTACTGGGTGAAGGGGAAGTCGGCGGTGCGGTAGTCCGCGTACGGGTCACCGCCTCCGTAGGGGTTCGCGTCGCCGGTGAAACTCACAATCGCCGTCACTTCATGTGCCTTTCGGGTATCGGGGCGAAATGGATCGATCACGGGGTGCGGGTCAGCAGGCGCCCCTTCGGCTCCGTGAACTCGCCGTTCACGACCACGCGTTCGCCGCGCAGCCACGTCGACTTCACCACTCCGTACAGGGTCTTGCCCGCGTACGCCGTCACCCGGTTGCGGTGCTGAAGGGCCGCCGGGTCCACGGTGAACGTCTCGTCGGGGGCGAGGACCGCGAAGTCGGCGTCACGGCCCGCATCGATGGCGCCCTTGGTCGCGGACAGCCCCACCAACTCGGCCGTACGAGACGACATCCAGCGCACCACCTCCTCCAAGCCGTGCCCGCGCCTGCGCGCCTCCGTCCACACCGCCGCGAGGCTCAACTGGAGGCCGGAGATGCCGCCCCAGGCCGTGGAGAAGTCGTCCGTCTTCAAGTCGGCCGTCGACGGGGAGTGGTCGGTCACCACACAGTCGATCGTGCCGTCCGCCAGCGCCTGCCAGAGCAGGTCCTGGTTGGCGGACTCCCGGATGGGCGGGCAGCACTTGAACTCGCTCGCGCCGTCGGGGACTTCCTCGGCGGTCAGGGTCAGATAGTGCGGGCAGGTCTCCGCCGTGACGTGTACGCCCTCCGCCTTCGCCGCCGCGATCAGCGGGACGGCGTCCGAGGAGGACAGATGGAGTACGTGCACGCGCGCGTCCAACCGCTTCGCCTGCGCGATGAGTTGTGCGATCGCCGTGTCCTCGGCGTCCCGCGGACGCGAGGCCAGGAAGTCCGCGTACCTGGGGCCACTGCGCTGCGGTGCCGCCGCCAGGTGGTGCGGGTCCTCCGCGTGCACGATCAGCAGGCCGCCGAAGGAGGCGATCTCGGCCAGGGACCGGGCCAGCCGTTCCTGGTCCAGGTGCGGGAACTCGTCCACTCCGGACGGTGACAGGAACGCCTTGAAGCCGAACACCCCCGCCTCGTGCAGCGGGCGCAGGTCCTTGACGTTGTCGGGCAGCGCGCCGCCCCAGAAGCCGACGTCGATGTGCGCCTTGTCGGCCGCGACTTGCCGCTTCACCCGGAGGTTGTCGACCGTCGTGGTCGGCGGGAGGGAGTTGAGCGGCATGTCCACCAGCGTGGTGATACCGCCGGCCGCTGCCGCGCGCGTCGCGGTCCAGAAGCCTTCCCATTCGGTCCGGCCGGGGTCGTTGACGTGCACATGGGTGTCGACCAGGCCAGGGAGCAGGACGTCGTCGCCGAGGTCCTCGACCCGGGCGTTCCCGACGGAAGCGTCGTACGGCAGCACGGCCGCGATCTTTCCGGCGGAGACCGCGACGCACGCGGCCCGTGTTCCCTCCGGAGTGATGACGCGTGTCGAGCGCAGCACCAGTTCTGCTTCGGACACCGGACCCCTCTCAGCACGGAATTCAACGTTCTGTTGAAGGAGTCTTCACTCCCGCATCGGCGCCGTCAAGGGCACACTGCTGTCCAGCATCCCTCTCGGATCCACTCTGGACGTTTCCACAAAGCGGAATTAGAATTCCAGCAAGCAGAACGTAGCTACGCACAAGCTGGGAGTCAACCGGCTGGCGGGTAGGCTTCTGCCCTTCCCGCCAGCCCCGAAAGGAACGCGCCGTGCCGACGTCCAGCGCCAGCACCACCGACTCCGCCAAGTCCGCCAGCGGTGGCGTCCAGTCACTCGAGCGCGCCTTCGACCTGCTGGAGCGGATGGCGGACGCCGGCGGCGAGGTGGGCCTGAGCGAGCTGTCCGCGAGCAGCGGGCTCCCGCTGCCGACCATCCACCGTCTGATGCGCACCCTGGTGGCCTGCGGCTACGTCCGCCAGCAACCCAACCGGCGCTATGCGCTCGGCCCGCGGCTGATCCGGCTCGGCGAGTCCGCCTCCCGGCTGCTCGGCACCTGGGCACGCCCCTACCTCGCCCGGCTGGTCGAGGAGACCGGCGAGACCGCGAACATGGCACTGCTGGACGGGGACGAGATCGTCTACGTCGCCCAGGTGCCCTCCAAGCACTCGATGCGGATGTTCACCGAGGTGGGCCGACGCGTCCTGCCGCACTCCACGGGCGTCGGCAAGGCCCTGCTGGCGCACACCCCGGCCGGCGAGGTGCGGGCGCTGCTCTCCCGGACGGGCATGCCGGCCGCCACCGAGAAGACGATCACCACCGCGGACGGTTTCCTCGCGGCCCTGGAGGACGTACGCCGGCTCGGGTACGCCGTGGACGACAACGAGCAGGAGATCGGGGTCCGCTGTGTCGCGGTGTCGGTGCCCGACTCCCCCACCGCGGCCGCCATCTCCATCTCCGGTCCTGCGGGCCGGGTCACCGAGGAGACCACCGAGCGGATCGTGCCGGTGCTCCAGCAGATCGCCCAGGAGCTGTCCGAGGCGCTGGCCACCCAGAACCCCGCATGACCGGCTTAATGCGCTGGCCGGGCCGGTACACCGACCGGCACGGGTCGCAGGAGGTCGTCTTCGAGTCCGACGGCCGCGAGCTGATTCGTACGACGATCAGGGGCGTCCGCTTCGAGGGCGGGACCATGGACACACTCGGCGCGCCGACCGGGGAGCCGCCCGAGCCGATGTTCGTGCTGCGCGACGGGGATCTGTGGTCCTGCCTGCTGGAGTGGGGACTGACGATGCCCGTGGAGGTCGGGGGCGAGGGCGAGCGGATCGCGACCCTGCACTGCGCGCTGAACCTCTGGTATCCCGAGGAGACGGAGGACCTGACCGTCACCCTGCGCCTCGACGGGCGCGAACTGAGCGCCGCCCACCCCGACTTCGAGGACGCGCTGCACGAGATCGGGGCCGCGCTGCCGGTCGACACCCGGCTCAAGGCGTGCATCTCGTGCGCCTGGTCCGACTACAGTCCGGTCGGCCACAGCATGATGACCGGGCTGGCCTGTTTCCGTGACGCCAAGGATCTCTACCGGCGGTGCGACGGCAAGCACGGGCCTTGGGGCATCTTCGAGATCTGGCCCCAGCGCACCGAGTTCGTCCAGGAGACCTGGCTGTGCGAGCAGTTCGAGCACCGGACGTCGGACCGGGGCTATCGGGGGCCGTTCCCCTTCCGTGGGTGGAGCTAGGAGCGCCGCTCCCCGAACAGATCCACCGCGTTCCGTACGTCCTTCAGCCGCGGCGCCAACGCGCTCACCGAGCCGATCGCCCCGGCGATCAGCAGTAACGACCGCTGTAAGCGAGGGATCTCCGGCGCTCCGCCGATCGCCATCGCGGCCATGGCCGCGAGTTCGTCCTCCGCGATCGCCCGGTCCGGGAACTCGGCCGGGAGCGCGGCGAGTTCGCGGCGCAGCCGGGACACCGCGGTCCGCAGTTCCGCCACTCTCGGATCCTCGTTGCTGCCGGTCACCGGCCTCTGCCCCAAGCTCCGCAACACTGCTCTCCCCCCGCGCACGCGGTTGTGCGCGTCCACGTAGTGGTCCCTCCCGAGCGCCCCCTGACGTCGGTCGGGCGCCGTGGGGACGCGGGTCAGTAAACGCCACCGCCGGGCGGTGCGCCACCACGCGGACCGAAATTCAGCCCAGGGAAACCGGGCCCCGGGCACGGGGTCAGGTATGCAGGAGACATGACGCAGAACGAACAGCAGGTGGCCGGGCTGATCCTCGCCGCGGGCGGGGGCCGGCGGCTCGGCGGACGGCCCAAAGCCCTGCTCGAACACCGCGGACGTCCGCTCGTCGAACACGCGGTCGGGGTCCTGCGTACGGCCGGCTGCGTCCGGGTCCATGTGGTGCTCGGGGCGAGTGCCGCGGCCGTACGGGAGCGGGCGCGACTCGGGGACTGTGTGCTGGTGGACAACCCCGAGTGGGAGCGGGGGATGGGGACCTCGTTGCGGGTGGGTCTCGACTCGCTCGCCGGGACCGGGGCGCGGGCGGCGCTGGTCTCGTTGGTCGATCAGCCCGGGATCGGCCCGGACGCGGTGGCCCGGGTGCTCGCCGCCTATGCCGGGGAGGCGTCGCTGGTCTCGGCGGCCTACGACGGCGTACGGGGGCATCCGGTGCTGTTCGGGGCCGCGCACTGGGCGGGGATCGCGCGGGCCGCGACCGGGGATCAAGGGGCGCGTGGGTACCTGAAGGAGCATGCCGCGGCGGTCCGGCTCGTCGAGTGCGGGGACGTGGCCCGGCCGTACGACATCGACACCGAAGCCGACCTGAGCCACCTTGAGTGAGCGGGGTGGCACTGAGCGACACCTTGCCTCGACTCAGAGAATCTCGATATCAACAAACCATTGAAGTTCCACGATGAGGAAACTACTATCCACTGTTCAGAAGCGTCCTGCCGCACAGCGGACGCTCTACGTTCCATGCGTGCCGCTTGGCACCCGGTGCCACCGCTGAAGGAAGTGACAGCTCATGTCCGCACCAGCGCCGTCCCCGCTGGCCATCGTCGACGCCGAGCCCCTGCCCCGGCAGGAGGAGGTACTCACCGACGCGGCCCTTGCCTTCGTGGCCGAGCTGCACCGTCGGTTCACGCCCCGGCGTGACGAGCTCCTCGCCCGCCGTGCCGAGCGCCGCGCCGAGATCGCCCGCACCTCCACGCTCGACTTCCTCCCGGAGACCGCCGCGATCCGCGCGGACGACTCCTGGAAGGTGGCCCCGGCCCCCGCCGCGCTGAACGACCGGCGGGTGGAGATCACCGGCCCCACCGACCGCAAGATGACCATCAACGCCCTCAACTCCGGCGCCCGGATCTGGCTCGCCGACTTCGAGGACGCCTCGGCGCCGACGTGGGAGAACGTCGTCCTCGGCCAGGTGAACATGGCCGACGCGTACACCCGGAACATCGACTTCACGGACGAGCGCACCGGCAAGTCCTACGCCCTGCGCCCGGCCGAGGAGCTGGCGACGGTCGTCATGCGCCCCCGCGGCTGGCACCTGAACGAGCGCCACCTCGTCGACGCCGACGGCACCCCGGTCCCCGGCGCCCTCGTCGACTTCGGCCTCTACTTCTTCCACAACGCCCAGCGTCTGCTCGACCTCGGCAAGGGCCCGTACTTCTACCTCCCGAAGACCGAGTCGCACCTGGAGGCCCGCCTCTGGAACGACGTGTTCGTCTTCGCGCAGGACTACGTCGGCATCCCGCAGGGCACCGTCCGCGCCACCGTGCTGATCGAGACGATCACCGCCGCCTACGAGATGGAGGAGATCCTCTACGAACTCCGCGACCACGCCTCCGGGTTGAACGCGGGCCGCTGGGACTACCTGTTCTCCATCGTCAAGAACTTCCGGGACGGCGGCCCCCGGTTCGTGCTGCCGGACCGCAACGCCGTGACGATGACCGCCCCGTTCATGCGGGCGTACACCGAACTCCTCGTCCGCACCTGCCACAAGCGCAGCGCGCACGCCATCGGCGGTATGGCGGCGTTCATCCCGTCCCGCCGGGACGAGGAGGTCAACAAGGTCGCGTTCGAGAAGGTGAAGGCGGACAAGGACCGGGAGGCGAACGACGGGTTCGACGGCTCCTGGGTCGCCCACCCCGACCTGGTGCCGATCGCGATGGCTTCCTTCGACGCCGTGCTGGGCGAGAAGCCGAACCAGAAGGACCGGCTGCGCGAGGACGTCGACGTCAAGGCCGAGGACCTCATCGCCGTCGACTCCCTCGCCGCCAAGCCGACGTACAACGGCCTGGTCAACGCCGTTCAGGTGGGCATCCGTTACATCGAGGCCTGGCTGCGCGGGCTCGGCGCGGTCGCCATCTTCAACCTCATGGAGGACGCGGCCACCGCCGAGATCTCCCGCTCCCAGATCTGGCAGTGGATCAACGCGGGCGTGCAGTTCGAGAACGGCGAGAAGGCCACGCCCGAGCTGGCCCGCAAGGTCGCCGCCGAGGAACTCCGGAACATCAGGGCCGAACTCGGCGACGAGGCCTTCGCGGCGGGCCACTGGCAGCAGGCCCACGATCTGCTGCTGGAGGTCTCGCTGGACGAGGACTACGCGGACTTCCTCACCCTGCCCGCGTACGAGCAGCTCAAGGGCTGAGGGTCAGGACGCCGGTTTCTCCGAGTGGCCCAGGGACTTCCCCGGGGCCACTCGGTCGCGTACGGCCTGCTTGACCGCCGTGGGCTCGGGAAAGCCCTGCTCCCGGCGGTCCCACACCACCTCGTCGTCCACGCGCACGACGAACACCCCGCCCTTGCCCGGTTTCAGGGCCAGTTCGGTCAGCTCCGCCTCGAAGGTGGTGAGCAGCTCCTGCGCCAGCCAGGCCGCGCGGGGCAGCCAGCGGCACTGGGTGCAGTACTCGATCTCTACCCGGCCACTCATCCGAGGTGCACCGACCAATCCTGTTCGGCCGCGGGCTTGCCGTGCAGGTCGGGGACCTGCTTGAGCCACGCGGGGCGTCCTTGCTGTGTCCTCGCCGCGCGCTGGGCCTCCTCGGCGGCGAGTTCCTCCCGGGTGGGGAAGTCGGTGGGCAGCCAGGACGCCGAGGCCCGCACGCGCGCGTGGAGGTAGCCGACGTACGCCTCGCGGGCCTGCTCGGCGGTGGCGAACCCGGGCTCGTCCAGCAGCCAGGCGTCCGGCACCTCGGCCGCGATCGCGCGCAGCAGTTCCTCGGTGACCTTGGGCGCCAGCTCGGCGTCGGCGGCGCGGGTGTCCGGGGTGGAGTGGCCGAGGGCGTGGTGGCGGAGGTCGTAGGCCTTCGCGGGGTCGGAGGTGTCCCAGCGGTGGTGGAAGACGAGGGCGGCGCCGTGGTCGATCAGCCACAGGCGCGGGGGCACGGTGCCCAGGGTGGGCCAGACCATCAGGTTGGAGCTGTGCACCGTGCGGTCGACGTTGACGGTGAGGGCGTCCAGCCAGATGATCCGGCCCGCCTCCAGGGGATCGACCGGGAAGCGCTGGGCGATCTCCGGCGTGAAGTCCTTCGCGCCCGGGAGGAAGTCCATCCCGAGGTTGACCCCGGCGCTGGCACTGTGGAGTTCCCGCACCTCCTGGTGGGGTTCGTCGTCCGCGATCGCCGGGTCGAAGTGCACCAGCACCAGCTCGGGGAAGCGCAGCCCGAGGGCCCGCGCCAGCTCCCCCACGATCACCTCGGCGACCAGCGCCTTGCGGCCCTGCGCGGAGCCGGTGAACTTGACGACGTACGTGCCGAGGTCGTCGGCCTCGACGACAGCGGGCACGGAGCCGCCCGACCGCAGGGGGGTCACGTATCGAACAGCAGTCACGTCGCGCAGCACACCGGCAAGGGTAGATCAGCGCAGCGGGTTGGGCAGAGGGCAATAACGGGCCGCGGCGCCGTCGGCCTCGGTCCAGCGCAGGAGGAGGTTGGTCTTGCCGGGGAGGGTGGGGGCCGTGAGGAGCGCCGGGATCTCGGGGAGGTCGTGGGCCGCGAGGGCGCGGCGTACGGCGGGCCAGGGGGCGAGGCCGGGCCGGCGCTCGGCGAGGGCCGCGCCCACCTCCCAGAGGTGGTTCACCACCAGGCAGTACACCAGCCGCTCCCACCCGGCGGCCCGGTCCACGTCCGCGAGCAGCTTCACGCCCTCGGCGTCCCGGAACAGCGCCTGCACCGGGGTGCCGGCCGGGTCTACGGCGACAAGGGTGTTCTGGAGGTGCGCTTCGAGGACGACGCCGTGCTCGGCGAAGGCCGTCAGGACGGGCGGTACGACTGCGTCGAGGTAGGCGTCCCACCAGGCCACCGGGTCCTCGGTGGTGTCGAGGGGGCTGCCCGGGAAGCCCTCCACCAGGCCCGCCGCGAGCAGCGGGGTCGCTCCGGGGCGCAGCCGGTCCCGGAATCCGTCGCGGACCAGAACGGCCAGTTCCTCGAACGCGAAGTCGGCCGTGCGGTAACCGCGGTCACTGAGCCAGGCGCCGGGGCCCGCCGCGAAGGCCCGGCCGACGGCCGCGTCGGTCCTGCGGAGCTTCAGCAGGTCGTGGCGCCACAGGCGGCGGATGTCGTTGGTGATGCGTACGTCCAGGCTGAACTTGAGGAACAGGTCGCGCTCGGGGGCGTAGACGGTGCGGATCGCGGCCGTCGGCCAGGTCTCGAATTCGGTGGTGCCCAGCCGGATCAGTCGGCCGTCGGCGAAGGCGGGGCCGAGGTCGGCCAGGTCGAGCTGCCAGGGGTGGGCGGGCAGCAGGCGGTAGCCGGGCGGTGCCTCGCCGAGGGCGTCCAGGGCGCGGGTGTCGCCCTCCTCCACGACCGTGTCCGCGCGCACCCCGAGCAGCACCAGCGGGAAGCGGGCGTACGCCTCCGGCGCGTACGGCAGCCAGCCCGCGACCGGGCCGCCGCCACGCGCCTTGGGCGCCGGGTGATGCGGATGCCCGGTGACGAGGGACTGCTCGGAGCGCTGATACGGGTCGGCGGGCGGGGTCGCGTCCGCCCGTGCGGTGAGCAGCGCGGCGACCGCGTCCCGGCTGTCGACGATCTCGGCGGGCAGTTCGTGATTGACCAGGCCGGTGTGGCGACGCAGCTCCTCGGCGACGAGTTTCACCAG from Streptomyces davaonensis JCM 4913 encodes the following:
- a CDS encoding dihydrofolate reductase family protein yields the protein MGKLVSTIFVTLDGVYQAPGGREEDSRGGFEHGGWVFPYDDEDFGRFISGVFDRAGAFLLGRRTYDIFSSYWPKVTDPEDPVASRLNSLPKYVASTTLTDPDWAGTTVIDGDLAKEVTALKERTDGELQIHGSGALVHSLLGTGVLDTLHLLTFPVVLGTGHRLFPEGTTPTAFRNTGGSVTSKGVSIQSYDLAGKPEYGTFGLPEDA
- a CDS encoding SDR family NAD(P)-dependent oxidoreductase, whose protein sequence is MTTYDETLSLDDKVALVTGGSRGIGAATAVRLARAGADVAVTYVNGKEAAEDVVRAVSALGRRGVALRADSSDAGEAAGAVARTAEALGRLDVLVNNVGVGVLGPLASLSLDEVDRVLAVNVRGVFLASQAAAARMPEGGGGRIITIGTCMTQRVPGPGGTLYAMSKSALVGMTKALARELGPSGVTANIIHPGPIDTDMNPADGPYAPAQAAMTALGRFGTVEEVAATVVHLAGASYVTGAEFSVDGGHAA
- the alc gene encoding allantoicase, with the translated sequence MTAIVSFTGDANPYGGGDPYADYRTADFPFTQYANLADRQLGAGVIAANDEFFAQRENLLVPARAEFDPEHFGHKGKIMDGWETRRRRGASAEHPWPTAEDHDWALVRLGAPGVIRGIVVDTAHFRGNYPQAVSIEATSVGGSPSPEELLGDDVKWTTLVPRTPVGGHAANGFAVSVEQRFTHVRVNQHPDGGVARLRVYGEVVPDPSWLAALGTFDVVALENGGQVEDASNLFYSPATNTIQPGRSRKMDDGWETRRRRDQGNDWIQYRLVAQSQIRAIEIDTAYLKGNSAGWASVSIRDGESGDWQEIVPRTRLQPDTNHRFLLPTPAVGTHARVDIYPDGGISRLRLFGSLTERGTRSLETRHQELGG
- the allB gene encoding allantoinase AllB; the protein is MSEAELVLRSTRVITPEGTRAACVAVSAGKIAAVLPYDASVGNARVEDLGDDVLLPGLVDTHVHVNDPGRTEWEGFWTATRAAAAGGITTLVDMPLNSLPPTTTVDNLRVKRQVAADKAHIDVGFWGGALPDNVKDLRPLHEAGVFGFKAFLSPSGVDEFPHLDQERLARSLAEIASFGGLLIVHAEDPHHLAAAPQRSGPRYADFLASRPRDAEDTAIAQLIAQAKRLDARVHVLHLSSSDAVPLIAAAKAEGVHVTAETCPHYLTLTAEEVPDGASEFKCCPPIRESANQDLLWQALADGTIDCVVTDHSPSTADLKTDDFSTAWGGISGLQLSLAAVWTEARRRGHGLEEVVRWMSSRTAELVGLSATKGAIDAGRDADFAVLAPDETFTVDPAALQHRNRVTAYAGKTLYGVVKSTWLRGERVVVNGEFTEPKGRLLTRTP
- a CDS encoding IclR family transcriptional regulator, with translation MPTSSASTTDSAKSASGGVQSLERAFDLLERMADAGGEVGLSELSASSGLPLPTIHRLMRTLVACGYVRQQPNRRYALGPRLIRLGESASRLLGTWARPYLARLVEETGETANMALLDGDEIVYVAQVPSKHSMRMFTEVGRRVLPHSTGVGKALLAHTPAGEVRALLSRTGMPAATEKTITTADGFLAALEDVRRLGYAVDDNEQEIGVRCVAVSVPDSPTAAAISISGPAGRVTEETTERIVPVLQQIAQELSEALATQNPA
- a CDS encoding DUF6304 family protein, which translates into the protein MTGLMRWPGRYTDRHGSQEVVFESDGRELIRTTIRGVRFEGGTMDTLGAPTGEPPEPMFVLRDGDLWSCLLEWGLTMPVEVGGEGERIATLHCALNLWYPEETEDLTVTLRLDGRELSAAHPDFEDALHEIGAALPVDTRLKACISCAWSDYSPVGHSMMTGLACFRDAKDLYRRCDGKHGPWGIFEIWPQRTEFVQETWLCEQFEHRTSDRGYRGPFPFRGWS
- a CDS encoding DUF5955 family protein, whose product is MLRSLGQRPVTGSNEDPRVAELRTAVSRLRRELAALPAEFPDRAIAEDELAAMAAMAIGGAPEIPRLQRSLLLIAGAIGSVSALAPRLKDVRNAVDLFGERRS
- a CDS encoding nucleotidyltransferase family protein, translating into MTQNEQQVAGLILAAGGGRRLGGRPKALLEHRGRPLVEHAVGVLRTAGCVRVHVVLGASAAAVRERARLGDCVLVDNPEWERGMGTSLRVGLDSLAGTGARAALVSLVDQPGIGPDAVARVLAAYAGEASLVSAAYDGVRGHPVLFGAAHWAGIARAATGDQGARGYLKEHAAAVRLVECGDVARPYDIDTEADLSHLE
- the aceB gene encoding malate synthase A — translated: MSAPAPSPLAIVDAEPLPRQEEVLTDAALAFVAELHRRFTPRRDELLARRAERRAEIARTSTLDFLPETAAIRADDSWKVAPAPAALNDRRVEITGPTDRKMTINALNSGARIWLADFEDASAPTWENVVLGQVNMADAYTRNIDFTDERTGKSYALRPAEELATVVMRPRGWHLNERHLVDADGTPVPGALVDFGLYFFHNAQRLLDLGKGPYFYLPKTESHLEARLWNDVFVFAQDYVGIPQGTVRATVLIETITAAYEMEEILYELRDHASGLNAGRWDYLFSIVKNFRDGGPRFVLPDRNAVTMTAPFMRAYTELLVRTCHKRSAHAIGGMAAFIPSRRDEEVNKVAFEKVKADKDREANDGFDGSWVAHPDLVPIAMASFDAVLGEKPNQKDRLREDVDVKAEDLIAVDSLAAKPTYNGLVNAVQVGIRYIEAWLRGLGAVAIFNLMEDAATAEISRSQIWQWINAGVQFENGEKATPELARKVAAEELRNIRAELGDEAFAAGHWQQAHDLLLEVSLDEDYADFLTLPAYEQLKG
- a CDS encoding SelT/SelW/SelH family protein; translated protein: MSGRVEIEYCTQCRWLPRAAWLAQELLTTFEAELTELALKPGKGGVFVVRVDDEVVWDRREQGFPEPTAVKQAVRDRVAPGKSLGHSEKPAS
- a CDS encoding HipA family kinase encodes the protein MLRDVTAVRYVTPLRSGGSVPAVVEADDLGTYVVKFTGSAQGRKALVAEVIVGELARALGLRFPELVLVHFDPAIADDEPHQEVRELHSASAGVNLGMDFLPGAKDFTPEIAQRFPVDPLEAGRIIWLDALTVNVDRTVHSSNLMVWPTLGTVPPRLWLIDHGAALVFHHRWDTSDPAKAYDLRHHALGHSTPDTRAADAELAPKVTEELLRAIAAEVPDAWLLDEPGFATAEQAREAYVGYLHARVRASASWLPTDFPTREELAAEEAQRAARTQQGRPAWLKQVPDLHGKPAAEQDWSVHLG
- a CDS encoding IucA/IucC family protein, giving the protein MPPPADADAARRADVADRADALAAAPLLNCLLREVAEPIARPGEPPAHRLPSGRLLRVCGERRPAGPELLVDGAWVRVGHAELVKLVAEELRRHTGLVNHELPAEIVDSRDAVAALLTARADATPPADPYQRSEQSLVTGHPHHPAPKARGGGPVAGWLPYAPEAYARFPLVLLGVRADTVVEEGDTRALDALGEAPPGYRLLPAHPWQLDLADLGPAFADGRLIRLGTTEFETWPTAAIRTVYAPERDLFLKFSLDVRITNDIRRLWRHDLLKLRRTDAAVGRAFAAGPGAWLSDRGYRTADFAFEELAVLVRDGFRDRLRPGATPLLAAGLVEGFPGSPLDTTEDPVAWWDAYLDAVVPPVLTAFAEHGVVLEAHLQNTLVAVDPAGTPVQALFRDAEGVKLLADVDRAAGWERLVYCLVVNHLWEVGAALAERRPGLAPWPAVRRALAAHDLPEIPALLTAPTLPGKTNLLLRWTEADGAAARYCPLPNPLR